From a region of the Mercurialis annua linkage group LG1-X, ddMerAnnu1.2, whole genome shotgun sequence genome:
- the LOC126666480 gene encoding uncharacterized protein LOC126666480 has translation MSEFTLVYVPQRAVKGQVFADFLADHPGITLTEEVISCCDIAIWEMWFDGSRTSQGAGAGVHIVSPLGASYRLSFKLQFECTNNQAEYEALIFGLKILAEMGAKAINVRGDSLLVIKQVIGEFKCESELLVRYCNKAKHLIEGFQDTRLEYTERADNGIANDLAQHGSGYKMNIHFDAIERETPNLHNGGIIIDERKYSAYQLDITQDWRTEILRWFEEPDQTNRRLRTLALNYVVLAGELYKKGFEGLLFRCIGPKEAMLAMAEVHEGIAGAHQAGPKMRWQIHKYGFYWPKMEQDCIRYAKGCEVCQKCGPIQHVPAEELHSIIKPWTFRGWTVDLIGKIYHGSSDGHTFVIIATCCFTKWVEARPLKSPTQEAVIKFFKEYIVHRHGLPESITTYQGMMFTGGDIVWWAS, from the coding sequence ATGTCCGAGTTTACATTGGTGTATGTTCCTCAGagagcagtaaaaggacaagtATTTGCCGATTTCCTGGCCGATCATCCTGGTATCACCCTTACGGAGGAAGTAATTAGTTGCTGCGACATAGCCATATGGGAGATGTGGTTCGATGGGTCCAGGACTagccagggggcaggcgccGGAGTACACATCGTCTCGCCCCTAGGGGCATCTTACCGACTATCGTTCAAACTCCAGTTTGAGTGTACCAACAACCAAGCAGAATACGAAGCCCTGATATTCGGTCTCAAAATTTTGGCCGAGATGGGGGCAAAGGCAATCAACGTTAGAGGCGATTCTTTGTTGGTCATCAAACAAGTGATTGGGGAGTTCAAGTGCGAGTCCGAGCTATTGGTAAGGTATTGCAACAAGGCAAAACATCTGATCGAAGGCTTTCAAGATACAAGGCTGGAATACACCGAGAGGGCGGATAACGGTATCGCAAATGATCTGGCTCAACACGGCAGTGGGTACAAGATGAATATCCATTTCGACGCAATCGAAAGAGAAACGCCGAATCTCCATAATGGGGGCATCATCATCGACGAGAGGAAGTATTCGGCCTACCAATTGGATATCACCCAAGATTGGAGGACTGAAATCCTAAGATGGTTTGAGGAACCAGACCAGACGAATAGGAGGTTAAGGACCCTGGCCTTAAACTATGTTGTCCTAGCAGGCGAGTTATACAAAAAGGGTTTTGAAGGGCTACTCTTCAGATGCATCGGCCCAAAGGAAGCAATGTTAGCAATGGCCGAAGTACATGAAGGGATAGCGGGCGCTCACCAGGCAGGCCCTAAAATGAGATGGCAgatccataaatacggcttctattggccgaaaatggaacaagactgcATAAGATATGCTAAAGGGTGCGAAGTCTGTCAGAAATGTGGCCCGATACAGCACGTCCCGGCCGAGGAACTGCATTCCATCATCAAGCCGTGGACATTTAGAGGATGGACGGTCGACCTCATAGGGAAAATATATCATGGCTCGTCAGATGGCCATACTTTCGTCATCATCGCCACTTGCTGTTTCACCAAGTGGGTCGAAGCCAGACCTCTTAAATCGCCCACGCAAGAGGCTGTCATCAAGTTTTTTAAAGAGTACATCGTTCACCGACATGGCTTACCCGAATCAATAACCACTTATCAAGGGATGATGTTCACAGGAGGCGATATTGTTTGGTGGGCATCATAG
- the LOC126666464 gene encoding uncharacterized protein LOC126666464, which produces MKIKMLHSTPYAQANGQAEATNKAIKLIAVWANRTSQKSATGTSPFRMVYGYDAMFPMELTVMSTRRLYQSKLSKDDYFDKMVIDSLDLDEERLAALDHLEAQKRRVERAYNKRVKPKSFAIGDMVWKEILRIGHKDTQLGKWSPNWEGPFIVTTKLTGGAYVLANIDG; this is translated from the exons ATGAAGATCAAAATGCTGCACTCAACACCATACGCGCAAGCTAACGGACAGGCCGAGGCGACGAACAAAGCTATTAAGCTCATC GCAGTTTGGGCGAATAGGACCAGCCAGAAGTCGGCCACAGGAACTTCGCCTTTTCGGATGGTGTATGGGTATGATGCAATGTTTCCAATGGAGCTTACTGTGATGTCTACTCGCCGTTTATACCAGAGTAAATTATCCAAGGACGATTACTTTGACAAAATGGTGATAGACTCCTTGGATCTCGATGAGGAGAGATTGGCAGCGTTAGATCACCTTGAAGCCCAAAAAAGAAGGGTTGAAAGGGCATATAATAAGCGGGTAAAACCGAAGTCATTTGCCATAGGCGATATGGTATGGAAGGAGATCCTACGTATTGGCCATAAAGATACGCAACTTGGTAAATGGAGTCCGAACTGGGAAGGTCCGTTCATCGTAACTACCAAGTTGACAGGCGGTGCGTATGTCCTGGCGAATATTGACGGATAG